In Plasmodium chabaudi chabaudi strain AS genome assembly, chromosome: 10, a single genomic region encodes these proteins:
- a CDS encoding serine/threonine protein phosphatase 7, putative has product MDTYNVKDTVMVYGHKATIQAIEHLSDENNKNETNKIYAVKYLNKNGYTDGTYRGKKIFTPKDGLIVICSHKSIKPYNPEESACILIQKIYRGYHARKEFHTNVCCKVWRKFEDLHENIVLNNHEEIYVPLMKKINEDLQNGIIQFNSKYFSSNSRQFSSGSTISYQVSWDSNIPILKDKINRKFAMELFNFLLTTKNYVLPISMVYKILNATKKMLSENIKSSVLNLDLDKKSKETKLVVLGDVHGQLNDVLWLFNRFGLPSSTNIYIFNGDIADRGQNAAEIFLLLFAFKLSNYDSVIINRGNHECSYMNEVYGFHNEVLSKYDESVFDIFQEIFELLSLSVNIQNQIFVVHGGLSRYQDLSVKDIDNLDRKKHEILHPEKYEDTIIFDLLWSDPQKDKGIGGNARGNNCIAFGPDVTESFLKKNKFDIIIRSHQVPKTLKGIESHHEGKCITLFSASNYCNKIKNLGAAIIFNQDLTFEVHEYMSPSLDVIRETFEENQKLREKVLNSSNLLEVEKNEQRNAKSIPPDAALNDILNFLSTLICNEKNNLWNNLYEKDKGNTGEVHINIWREELEKLTKAKNVPWIYLCKKFKMIENNHVNYNNILSRFKINYDPSKKCLKSEWKNECFEHLYEALLKADLSLRETLMIFDKNLDGKVSFSEFEQVLKDLNINLSAEQVRILMRMINSNSLCNKNRVQENDKIDVAEFIGKMRVCYRLAINKEYINNEKVQKLIETIGKHILADSSEIANFHYRFYEEQDESENADRRKRSSVIKSVALFQKFKNFDKFGDGYLDYADFVKAIKSFDMKKINKEAGFEVNDEILLELAKSIDITKSSKINFLEFLQAFYVVNKSKYSYVDEIWCHICTVIYENKVALKRCIKYLEDNFHGKITSVQIRHILLELNKLLQEQKHSKSKPLTEEQIDLLSYIVETDDSINYDEFFNSFKPVYYI; this is encoded by the exons atggatacTTATAACGTTAAAGACACTGTTATGGTATATGGCCACAAAGCAACAATTCAAGCCATTGAACATTTATccgatgaaaataataaaaatgaaacaaacaaaatatatgcagtgaaatatttaaacaaaaatggcTATACTGATGGTACATATAGGGGaaagaaaatttttacCCCCAAAGACGGATTAATAGTAATATGCTCCCATAAGTCTATCAAGCCATATAATC CGGAGGAAAGTGCTTGCATAttgatacaaaaaatatatcgaGGATATCATGCCCGAAAAGAATTTCATACAAACGTTTGTTGCAAAGTTTGGAGAAAGTTTGAAGACTTACATGAAAATATAGTCCTAAATAATCATGA AGAAATTTACGTTCccttaatgaaaaaaatcaatGAAGATTTGCAAAATGGCATTATTCAATTTAATTCCAAGTATTTCTCAAGTAACTCGCGTCAATTTTCTTCTGGTTCGACTATCTCTTACCAG gtGTCTTGGGATTCGAACATTCCAATACTGAaggataaaataaataggaAATTTGCCATGGagctttttaattttttactaaccacaaaaaat TATGTACTTCCTATCAGTATGGTATATAAAATTCTAAAtgcaacaaaaaaaatgctcTCTGAAAATATCAAAAGTTCTGTATTAAATTTGGACCTAGACAAGAAATCGAAAGAGACAAAACTGGTT gtGCTAGGAGATGTGCATGGCCAACTAAATGACGTCTTGTGGCTCTTCAACCGATTCGGATTACCCTCGTCAACCAACAT CTACATATTTAATGGTGACATTGCGGATAGAGGGCAAAACGCTgcagaaatatttttgcttTTATTTGCCTTTAAGCTAAGTAATTATGATAgtgtaataattaatagAGGGAATCATGAATGCTCCTATATGAATGAAGTGTATGGGTTTCACAATGAAG TCCTCTCTAAATATGATGAATCTGTATTTGACATATTTCAAGAAATATTTGAGCTACTAAGCTTATCAGTGAACATTCAAA ATCAAATATTTGTGGTGCACGGAGGGCTGAGTAGGTACCAGGATTTATCAGTGAAGGATATTGACAATCTTgatagaaaaaaacatgaaaTTCTTCATcctgaaaaatatgaagatacaataatttttgatTTGTTATGGTCTGATCCTCAGAAAGATAAAGGTATTGGAGGGAATGCAAGAGGAAATAATTGTATAGCTTTTGGACCAGATGTAACagaatcatttttaaaaaaaaataaatttgatatTATAATTCGATCACATCAAGTTCCTAAAACATTAAAAGGTATTGAAAGTCATCATGAAGGAAAATGTATTACTTTATTTTCTGCATCTAATTATtgtaacaaaataaaaaacttaGGGGCagctattatatttaaccAAGACTTAACCTTTGAGGTTCATGAGTATATGTCTCCCTCTCTTGATGTGATTAGGGAAACGTTTGAAGAAAACCAGAAGCTGCGGGAAAAGGTTTTAAACTCGTCCAACCTTTTGGAGGtcgaaaaaaat GAACAACGAAACGCCAAAAGCATCCCACCCGATGCAGCACTGAATGATATACTGAACTTTTTGAGCACACTAATatgtaatgaaaaaaataatctttGGAATAATCTGTATGAAAAAGACAAGGGAAACACTGGGGAAGtgcacataaatatatggag GGAAGAGCTGGAAAAACTTACTAAAGCGAAAAATGTGCCAtggatttatttatgtaaaaaatttaaaatgattgaaaataatcatgtaaattataataatattttaagtcgatttaaaattaattatgatccaagtaaaaaatgtttaaaatCCGAATGGAAAAACGAATGTTTTGAGCATTTATATGAGGCCTTACTAAAGGCAGATTTGAGTTTAAGAGAAACCTTAATgatatttgataaaaactTAGATGGCAAAGTATCTTTTTCAGAATTTGAACAAGTCTTAAAAGATTTAAACATCA ACCTTTCAGCGGAACAAGTCAGAATATTAATGCGTATGATAAATAGCAACTCATTATGTAACAAAAATAGGGTtcaagaaaatgataagaTAGATGTAGCTGAATTTATTGGTAAAATGAGAGTATGCTATCGTTTGgctataaataaagaatatattaacaacGAAAAAGTTCAGAAATTAATTGAAACTATTggaaaacatatattagcTGATAGTTCAGAAATTGCAAACTTTCATTATCGTTTTTATGAAGAACAAGATGAATCAGAAAATGCGGATAGACGAAAAAGATCTAGCGTAATCAAATCTGTTGCATTGtttcaaaaatttaaaaattttgacaAGTTTGGAGACG gtTACCTAGATTATGCTGATTTTGTAAAGGCAATAAAAAGCTTTGACatgaaaaagataaataaaGAGGCGGGATTTGAAGTGAACGATGAAATATTGTTGGAG CTAGCTAAATCGATAGACATAACAAAATCGTCTAAAATCAATTTCTTGGAATTTTTACAAGCTTTTTACGTTGTCAATAAGAGTAAATATTCTTATGTCGACGAG ATATGGTGCCATATATGCACAGTCATATATGAGAACAAGGTTGCTCTCAAAAGgtgcataaaatatttggaGGACAATTTTCACGGGAAAATTACGAGCGTCCAAATTAGGCACATACTGCTAGAACTGAATAAGTTGCTGCAGGAGCAGAAGCACTCGAA GAGCAAGCCACTAACGGAAGAACAAATAGATCTTTTGTCTTACATCGTTGAAACAGATGATTCGATTAATTAtgatgaattttttaattcattcaAGCCtgtctattatatatga